One region of Halomicrobium sp. LC1Hm genomic DNA includes:
- a CDS encoding Gfo/Idh/MocA family oxidoreductase, with amino-acid sequence MPGSSRGSSTRRPSNAFVTGVMNPTVNKAEAVADACREAGSGDPIATGDVRELVAHEDVDAVWVTSPSHTRVETVAAIVEEVQQGGADLVDYVTEPARGEFTAGPAGVER; translated from the coding sequence GTGCCGGGTTCATCACGCGGGAGTTCCACGCGGCGACCTTCGAACGCATTCGTGACGGGGGTCATGAATCCCACGGTCAACAAGGCCGAGGCGGTCGCGGACGCCTGTCGCGAGGCCGGCAGTGGGGACCCGATCGCGACCGGCGACGTGCGCGAACTGGTGGCCCACGAGGACGTGGACGCGGTCTGGGTGACCTCGCCCAGCCACACTCGCGTCGAGACGGTCGCGGCGATCGTCGAGGAGGTCCAGCAGGGCGGGGCCGACCTCGTCGACTACGTCACCGAACCGGCCCGGGGCGAATTCACGGCCGGGCCGGCCGGCGTCGAGCGGTGA